The Celeribacter marinus genome window below encodes:
- a CDS encoding uracil-xanthine permease family protein: MTDTSIGTPEQLRDPNYTPPMIKAVPLGIQHVLAMFVSNVTPAIIVCGAAGFGFGSNSADFPQMIYMIQMSMFFAGIATLFQTIGFGPVGARLPIVQGTSFAFIPIMIPLVAGKGVDAIAVLMGGILVGGLFHAVLGLFIGKIRFALPPLVTGLVVTMIGLALVKVGVQYAAGGVPAIGTPEYGSGVNWLMASTVIIVTLGLKFFARGMLSVSAVLIGLLVGYALAFMLGQVNLGNIGRAASFALPNPLHFGLEFSVAAIIGFCAMSFVSAVETVGDVSGITKGGAGREATDKEIQGATFADGFGTAISGLFGALPNTSFSQNVGLIAMTGVMSRGVVTIGAIFLIVCGLVPKVGAIISSIPIEVLGGGVIVMFGMVVAAGISMLSDVSWNRRNMVIFAIALSLGLGLQLEPDALQYLPGTLKILATSGILPAAVIAIVLNLILPEELSDEATEEVSGGMSGHGEGSLGSKSK; encoded by the coding sequence ATGACTGACACTTCAATAGGGACACCGGAGCAACTCCGCGACCCGAACTATACCCCCCCAATGATCAAGGCGGTGCCACTGGGCATTCAACACGTCTTGGCCATGTTCGTATCCAACGTGACACCGGCGATCATCGTATGTGGTGCGGCGGGTTTCGGGTTCGGCTCAAACAGCGCTGACTTTCCACAGATGATCTACATGATCCAGATGTCGATGTTCTTTGCAGGCATCGCCACTTTGTTCCAGACCATCGGATTTGGTCCCGTGGGCGCACGCCTTCCGATCGTTCAGGGAACATCCTTTGCGTTCATTCCGATCATGATCCCGCTTGTCGCGGGCAAGGGCGTTGATGCGATTGCCGTGTTGATGGGCGGTATTTTGGTTGGCGGTCTGTTCCACGCCGTGCTTGGCCTGTTTATCGGCAAAATCCGTTTTGCGCTCCCGCCGTTGGTCACGGGGTTGGTCGTTACCATGATCGGCCTCGCGCTTGTAAAGGTTGGCGTTCAATATGCTGCGGGTGGCGTCCCTGCGATTGGCACACCTGAATACGGATCTGGTGTGAACTGGCTGATGGCCAGCACGGTGATCATCGTCACTTTGGGTCTGAAATTCTTTGCGCGCGGCATGTTGTCCGTGTCTGCGGTTTTGATTGGCCTTTTGGTCGGCTACGCTTTGGCGTTCATGTTGGGTCAGGTCAATCTTGGCAATATCGGCCGTGCGGCAAGCTTTGCTCTGCCGAACCCGCTGCATTTTGGTCTCGAGTTCTCGGTCGCGGCGATCATCGGCTTTTGCGCGATGTCGTTTGTGTCTGCGGTTGAAACCGTGGGCGATGTATCGGGCATCACCAAAGGCGGCGCAGGTCGCGAAGCCACAGACAAAGAAATCCAAGGTGCGACATTCGCAGATGGATTTGGCACCGCGATTTCGGGTCTGTTCGGCGCACTGCCAAACACGTCTTTCAGCCAAAACGTTGGTTTGATCGCGATGACGGGTGTTATGAGCCGTGGGGTTGTGACCATTGGCGCGATCTTCCTCATAGTATGTGGCCTTGTGCCCAAAGTTGGCGCGATTATCTCGTCGATCCCAATCGAGGTTCTCGGCGGCGGTGTGATCGTGATGTTCGGCATGGTTGTTGCCGCGGGTATTTCGATGCTGTCCGATGTGAGCTGGAACCGTCGCAACATGGTGATCTTTGCGATTGCTCTGTCGTTGGGTCTGGGTCTGCAATTGGAGCCTGATGCGCTGCAATACTTGCCCGGCACACTGAAAATTCTCGCCACAAGCGGCATTCTACCCGCCGCTGTTATCGCGATTGTTCTCAACTTGATCTTGCCAGAAGAGCTGTCTGATGAAGCAACCGAAGAAGTTTCGGGCGGTATGTCTGGTCACGGCGAAGGGTCGCTTGGCTCCAAGTCCAAGTAA
- a CDS encoding ureidoglycolate lyase: protein MSTPLRLEPLTADEFAPFGDVLDTAGAPDKMINAGMCGRYHDRATLDFGDGKAGISLFDAQARTFPIILDMMERHPEGSQAFVPMSYTGFVVIVASDEDGRPASPRAFLSQAGQGINFHRGTWHGVLTPIHAPGLFAVIDRIGDGANLEEHWFETPFTIEGTT, encoded by the coding sequence ATGAGCACACCACTTCGCCTTGAGCCGTTGACTGCCGATGAATTTGCGCCCTTTGGCGATGTTCTGGATACGGCGGGCGCGCCTGACAAGATGATCAACGCGGGGATGTGTGGTCGGTATCACGATCGTGCTACGCTTGATTTTGGTGATGGCAAAGCGGGCATTAGCCTGTTCGATGCCCAAGCGCGCACGTTTCCAATCATACTCGACATGATGGAGCGCCACCCTGAGGGCAGTCAGGCATTCGTGCCTATGAGCTACACAGGGTTTGTGGTGATCGTCGCGTCAGACGAGGACGGGCGTCCGGCAAGCCCGCGCGCCTTTTTGTCCCAAGCGGGGCAAGGGATCAATTTCCACCGCGGAACATGGCATGGTGTTTTGACGCCGATCCATGCGCCCGGATTATTTGCCGTTATCGACCGCATTGGCGATGGCGCGAATTTGGAAGAGCACTGGTTTGAAACGCCGTTTACGATTGAAGGCACAACATAA
- the puuE gene encoding allantoinase PuuE yields the protein MHRYPRDMTGYGATPPNANWPNGAKIAVQIVLNYEEGGENNILHGDAASEAFLSEITGAQPWQGQRHWNMESIYEYGSRAGFWRVHRMLADLPVTVYGVATALARAPEQVAAMKAAQWEIASHGLKWVEHKDMSEDDERAQIAEAIRLHTEVVGEPPRGWYTGRCSNNTVRLAAETGQFAYVADSYADDLPYWMEFGDTDQLIVPYTMDCNDMRFAIQAGYTNGAQFESYLKDSFDELYAEGEAGAPKVLSIGLHCRLIGRPGRAAALRRVLDYFKSHEGVWFATRLDVAEHWAKEHPHVRFARPSEMDRETFVAQFGGVFEHSSWIAEGAHAGELGPTDDTATGVHQALARVFRAATEEQRLGVLTAHPDLAGKLAAAKRLTADSTAEQAAVGLDALTDAERQTFTALNDAYTAKFGFPFIIAVRDNTKASIMEAFERRIENDRDTEFAQACKQVERIAQLRLIEKFSQ from the coding sequence GTGCATCGCTACCCTCGTGATATGACCGGATACGGCGCTACGCCGCCCAACGCAAATTGGCCCAATGGCGCTAAAATCGCCGTTCAAATCGTCCTCAATTATGAGGAGGGCGGCGAAAACAATATCTTGCATGGCGATGCCGCGTCCGAGGCATTTTTGTCCGAAATTACCGGCGCGCAACCGTGGCAGGGTCAGCGGCACTGGAATATGGAATCGATCTACGAATACGGATCACGCGCAGGGTTCTGGCGCGTTCATCGGATGTTGGCTGATCTTCCTGTGACGGTGTACGGCGTGGCTACCGCGTTGGCGCGCGCGCCCGAACAGGTTGCCGCAATGAAAGCCGCGCAATGGGAAATTGCTAGCCACGGCCTAAAGTGGGTCGAGCACAAGGATATGTCCGAGGACGATGAGCGCGCGCAGATCGCCGAGGCTATTCGTCTGCATACCGAAGTCGTGGGCGAGCCGCCGCGCGGATGGTACACGGGGCGATGTTCGAACAATACGGTGCGTCTTGCCGCCGAAACCGGTCAATTTGCATATGTTGCCGATAGCTATGCCGACGATCTGCCGTATTGGATGGAATTCGGGGATACGGATCAGTTGATCGTGCCCTACACGATGGATTGCAACGACATGCGGTTTGCCATTCAGGCGGGCTACACCAACGGTGCTCAATTTGAATCCTACCTCAAAGATAGCTTTGATGAGCTCTACGCAGAAGGTGAAGCAGGCGCGCCCAAAGTGCTTTCGATTGGGTTGCATTGTCGCCTGATCGGTCGCCCGGGGCGTGCTGCCGCTCTGCGCCGTGTGTTGGATTATTTCAAATCTCATGAGGGCGTTTGGTTCGCCACGCGTCTTGACGTGGCCGAGCATTGGGCCAAAGAGCACCCCCATGTGCGGTTTGCGCGTCCGTCCGAAATGGACCGCGAGACGTTTGTGGCGCAATTTGGCGGCGTGTTCGAGCATAGCTCGTGGATTGCCGAGGGCGCGCATGCGGGCGAGCTTGGACCAACCGATGATACCGCCACTGGAGTGCATCAAGCGCTCGCGCGGGTGTTCCGCGCCGCCACTGAGGAGCAACGCCTTGGTGTGTTGACCGCGCACCCTGATCTGGCCGGAAAACTTGCCGCAGCCAAACGCCTCACGGCGGACTCCACGGCGGAACAGGCTGCTGTTGGTCTCGATGCACTGACCGATGCCGAACGCCAGACCTTTACGGCGCTCAACGACGCCTACACCGCGAAATTCGGATTTCCGTTCATCATTGCGGTACGCGACAATACTAAGGCGTCGATTATGGAGGCGTTCGAACGGCGCATCGAAAACGACCGCGATACCGAGTTTGCACAGGCCTGCAAACAGGTCGAACGCATCGCGCAATTGCGATTGATCGAGAAGTTTTCGCAATGA
- the uraH gene encoding hydroxyisourate hydrolase, with amino-acid sequence MSGYLTTHVLDTARGCPASGLKIDLYKMDGETRSLLKTLVTNADGRTDEQILPASAFETGVYELVFHAGAYLDAIGTPPEEPRFLDVIPLRFGMSEASHYHVPLLLSPFGYSTYRGS; translated from the coding sequence ATGTCCGGATATTTGACGACTCACGTGCTTGATACGGCGCGCGGTTGCCCCGCAAGCGGCTTGAAAATTGACCTCTACAAAATGGACGGCGAGACGCGCTCGCTGCTCAAGACCCTTGTGACGAACGCGGACGGGCGCACGGACGAGCAAATTTTACCCGCGAGCGCCTTTGAAACAGGTGTGTACGAGTTGGTATTCCATGCGGGGGCCTACCTCGATGCGATCGGCACGCCGCCCGAAGAGCCACGCTTTCTCGATGTGATCCCGCTACGCTTTGGCATGTCCGAGGCCTCGCATTATCACGTCCCGCTGCTGCTTTCACCGTTCGGGTATTCGACCTATCGCGGCAGCTGA
- a CDS encoding LysR family transcriptional regulator, whose protein sequence is MSYLDNIRTFVRVYELGSMSAAGRDLRISPAVTSSRISQLEVHLSVRLFQRTTRSLTATEHGRAFYGGACEILEAVENAEAQVVNITENPKGPLYVAAPLGVGRRLIAPLIAEFLRAYPEVNIRLRLTDRTVDLTTEGLDLAFFLGQPEDSNLRIRKIADIERILCASPAYIEAHGNPASGDELIADKHECLNLRFPGATEFQWRLMTPSGPKRFRVEGRYESDDGDVLTDWALAGNGIALKPIFEIIDHLKEGRLIPVATKTPPEAIQMACLYTHRRRQDPKTRLFMEFVIERIGAAVRDSSITAQLPR, encoded by the coding sequence ATGTCATATCTCGATAACATCCGCACGTTTGTGCGCGTCTATGAATTGGGCAGTATGTCCGCCGCAGGGCGTGATTTGCGCATTTCGCCCGCAGTCACATCATCGCGTATCTCTCAATTGGAGGTGCATTTGAGCGTGCGTTTGTTTCAGCGGACCACACGAAGCCTCACGGCGACCGAACATGGTCGGGCCTTTTATGGCGGAGCCTGTGAGATCCTTGAGGCGGTTGAAAACGCCGAGGCGCAGGTGGTCAATATCACCGAAAACCCAAAGGGACCATTGTATGTGGCGGCCCCGCTCGGGGTTGGGCGCCGTCTGATCGCGCCGCTGATTGCAGAGTTTTTGCGGGCCTATCCTGAGGTGAATATCCGGCTGCGCCTGACCGATCGCACCGTGGATCTCACGACCGAGGGGCTTGATCTGGCATTCTTTCTTGGACAGCCTGAGGATAGTAATCTGCGCATCCGCAAAATCGCGGATATTGAACGTATTTTGTGCGCATCTCCCGCATATATAGAGGCACATGGAAATCCTGCATCGGGTGACGAGTTGATTGCGGACAAGCATGAGTGCTTAAATCTGCGTTTTCCGGGGGCTACGGAGTTTCAATGGCGGTTAATGACGCCATCGGGGCCAAAACGGTTTCGCGTCGAGGGGCGATATGAATCGGACGATGGCGATGTCTTGACGGATTGGGCGTTGGCGGGGAACGGAATTGCGCTCAAGCCGATCTTCGAAATTATTGACCACCTCAAAGAGGGACGTTTGATCCCTGTGGCAACAAAAACGCCACCCGAAGCAATTCAGATGGCGTGTCTGTATACGCATCGCAGACGTCAGGATCCAAAAACGCGATTGTTCATGGAATTTGTCATCGAGCGGATCGGTGCGGCTGTCCGCGACAGCTCGATCACGGCTCAGCTGCCGCGATAG
- the rpe gene encoding ribulose-phosphate 3-epimerase, translated as MTFNRSIKIAPSILSADFANFGAEIQAIEAQGADWVHIDVMDGHFVPNLTFGPPAVKAFRPHVKTVMDVHLMISPVDAYIDAYADAGADILTAHIEAGPHTHRTLQAIRGAGMKAGVALNPGTPAHAVEHLLDLTDLICVMTVNPGFGGQKFIDMTDKIRTLRAMIGDREVHIEIDGGVDTTTAPLVAAAGADVLVAGSAVFRGGSVDMPSVYGDNIKAIRAAAQG; from the coding sequence ATGACATTCAACCGCTCGATCAAAATCGCACCCTCTATTCTATCCGCTGATTTCGCCAACTTTGGCGCAGAAATCCAAGCCATCGAGGCGCAAGGTGCCGATTGGGTCCACATCGATGTGATGGACGGTCATTTTGTTCCAAACCTGACATTCGGGCCGCCCGCCGTAAAAGCGTTTCGCCCGCACGTCAAAACGGTGATGGATGTGCACCTCATGATCTCGCCCGTGGACGCCTACATCGACGCCTACGCTGACGCAGGCGCCGACATCCTGACGGCCCATATCGAGGCGGGTCCGCACACGCATCGCACCCTACAAGCAATCCGAGGCGCAGGTATGAAAGCGGGCGTCGCTCTCAACCCTGGCACGCCTGCGCACGCGGTTGAACACCTTCTCGATCTCACTGACCTCATTTGCGTGATGACCGTGAACCCCGGATTCGGAGGTCAAAAGTTTATCGACATGACAGACAAAATTCGCACGCTGCGCGCGATGATTGGTGACCGTGAGGTTCATATTGAAATTGACGGTGGCGTTGACACGACAACAGCACCCCTCGTTGCCGCGGCGGGCGCAGACGTTCTTGTGGCTGGGTCAGCCGTATTTCGCGGTGGATCGGTCGACATGCCATCCGTCTACGGCGACAACATCAAGGCGATCCGCGCGGCCGCACAGGGCTAA
- a CDS encoding UbiA family prenyltransferase yields the protein MTTDANETKGAVLAVDLDGTLLQSDMLHETFWNAASHDWSAAIRAIRTLKSGKAALKRDLATRASVDVTTLPYNCEVLDYIAKWRDGGGVVVLVTATDQILADQIATHLGVFDAVYGSDGDRNLKGQIKAEFLVDRYGERGFAYVGDHAADLDVWAHAARAISVNASEALRAQVSALGIEVEHLGTAHIDRKPYIKALRPHQWLKNILVFVPLLLAHHLDVVSFVRALMAFVAFSLVASSVYVLNDLLDLNADRAHARKCKRPFAAGTVPIAHGTAMAGVLLGVGAVLSVALGPIFLFVMLSYYAMTTAYSFYFKRRAVIDVSVLSGLYTLRIIAGGVAVGVPLSMWLLAFSVFFFFALAAVKRQAELVDNINAGKVQAEGRGYRNEDAEVISQMALGTGYVSILVLALYMNSPDVALLYSNPPALWGICLILLFWISRIVLLTHRGEMHDDPIVFAVRDRISRLCGMMVVGFAVLGAVM from the coding sequence ATGACAACAGACGCAAACGAGACCAAAGGTGCGGTTCTGGCCGTCGATTTGGACGGTACTTTGTTGCAGTCGGACATGCTGCACGAAACCTTTTGGAATGCCGCCTCGCACGACTGGAGCGCTGCAATCCGCGCCATCCGAACGTTGAAGTCAGGCAAAGCCGCACTCAAACGCGATCTCGCAACACGGGCATCTGTGGATGTGACCACGCTGCCCTATAATTGCGAGGTGCTCGATTACATTGCCAAATGGCGCGATGGCGGTGGGGTGGTCGTGCTTGTAACCGCAACGGATCAAATCCTAGCGGATCAAATTGCCACACATTTGGGCGTGTTCGATGCGGTGTATGGGTCAGATGGCGATCGAAATCTCAAAGGGCAAATCAAGGCGGAGTTCCTCGTGGATCGCTACGGGGAACGCGGGTTTGCCTATGTCGGGGACCATGCGGCCGATCTTGATGTGTGGGCGCATGCGGCGCGCGCCATATCGGTCAACGCGTCCGAGGCCTTGCGTGCGCAGGTGTCCGCGCTAGGCATTGAGGTTGAGCATCTAGGCACCGCACATATTGACCGCAAACCCTATATCAAAGCACTGCGCCCGCACCAATGGCTCAAAAACATTTTGGTGTTTGTGCCGCTGCTACTGGCGCACCATTTGGATGTCGTCTCATTTGTGCGCGCTCTTATGGCCTTTGTCGCGTTCTCTTTGGTGGCCTCGTCGGTTTATGTGCTCAACGATTTACTCGATCTCAACGCGGACCGGGCGCATGCACGCAAGTGCAAGCGTCCCTTTGCGGCGGGGACCGTCCCGATTGCGCATGGCACGGCAATGGCGGGCGTTTTGTTGGGCGTGGGGGCGGTGCTTTCGGTGGCGCTTGGTCCGATCTTCTTGTTCGTTATGCTGAGCTATTATGCCATGACCACCGCCTATTCGTTCTATTTCAAACGCCGCGCCGTGATCGATGTCTCGGTTTTATCGGGCCTTTATACCTTGCGCATCATCGCGGGGGGCGTGGCCGTTGGTGTGCCGCTATCAATGTGGCTTCTCGCGTTTTCGGTGTTCTTTTTCTTTGCCTTGGCGGCGGTCAAACGTCAGGCGGAATTGGTGGACAACATCAACGCTGGAAAAGTGCAAGCCGAGGGGCGTGGATATCGCAATGAGGACGCCGAAGTGATTTCGCAAATGGCGCTTGGTACGGGGTATGTTTCGATCCTCGTCCTCGCCCTTTATATGAATTCGCCAGACGTAGCGTTGCTCTATTCCAACCCGCCGGCGCTTTGGGGAATTTGTCTGATTTTGTTGTTCTGGATCAGTCGTATTGTATTGCTGACACATCGCGGCGAGATGCATGATGATCCGATTGTCTTTGCGGTGCGCGACCGCATTAGCCGTTTGTGCGGCATGATGGTTGTGGGTTTTGCGGTTCTTGGCGCGGTCATGTAA
- a CDS encoding bifunctional metallophosphatase/5'-nucleotidase — protein MLKKILTTTAAMSLCAGAAYADYSLTVLHTNDFHARFEPISKYDSGCSSEDNTEGKCFGGSARLVTAIEDARSRTNNSILVDGGDQFQGTLFYTYYKGKLAAEMMNKMGYDAMTVGNHEFDDGPEVLRGFMDALDFPVLMSNADFSGEAFLADKLLKSTIIERGGEKLGLIGLTPQNTDELASPGPNVIFTDPSEAVQGEVDKLTAEGVNKIIVLSHSGYRVDQIVAANTTGVDIIVGGHTNTLLSNSNERAEGPYPTMVGSTAIVSAYAYGKFLGELNVTFDDDGNVTEASGEPLIMDAAVTEDETTVARIAEAAVPLDEIRNKVVAQTAEAIDGSRDVCRHMECQMGNLVADAMLDRVKDQGIHVALANSGGLRASIDAGDVTQGEVLTVLPFQNTLSTFFVDGAMLKAALENGMGQFDNPEDDGRFPQVAGMTFTVESGNATGERVVEVMIDMDGTWEPLDMSKTYGVVSNNYVRNGGDGYKMFREASNVYDFGPDLADVTAEFIAANAPYTPYTDGRITVK, from the coding sequence ATGCTCAAGAAGATTCTCACAACGACTGCGGCAATGTCGCTATGCGCGGGCGCAGCCTACGCTGATTATTCGCTGACGGTTTTGCACACCAATGATTTTCATGCGCGGTTTGAACCGATCTCAAAATACGATTCGGGCTGTTCGTCCGAGGACAACACCGAGGGCAAATGCTTTGGCGGCTCCGCGCGTCTCGTCACCGCTATTGAGGACGCGCGTTCGCGCACTAATAACTCCATCTTGGTGGATGGCGGTGATCAGTTCCAAGGCACGCTGTTCTACACCTACTACAAAGGTAAACTTGCGGCCGAGATGATGAACAAAATGGGCTATGACGCCATGACAGTGGGCAACCACGAGTTTGACGATGGTCCCGAAGTTCTACGTGGGTTCATGGATGCGCTCGATTTCCCTGTGTTGATGTCCAATGCCGATTTTTCGGGTGAGGCATTTCTTGCGGATAAGCTGCTGAAATCGACGATCATTGAACGTGGTGGTGAGAAGCTTGGCCTCATCGGTCTCACGCCGCAAAACACCGACGAACTCGCCTCCCCTGGTCCTAACGTGATTTTCACCGATCCGTCCGAGGCTGTTCAAGGCGAAGTAGATAAACTCACCGCCGAGGGCGTGAACAAGATCATCGTGCTGTCCCACTCGGGCTACCGCGTCGATCAAATCGTGGCGGCTAATACCACGGGCGTCGACATCATTGTGGGTGGCCACACCAACACCTTGTTGTCCAACAGCAACGAGCGCGCCGAGGGTCCATATCCAACTATGGTTGGCTCTACCGCGATCGTTTCGGCCTATGCCTATGGTAAATTCCTTGGGGAATTGAACGTGACGTTTGATGATGACGGCAACGTGACCGAAGCATCCGGTGAGCCGCTCATTATGGACGCGGCAGTGACCGAGGACGAGACCACCGTTGCGCGTATTGCCGAAGCCGCAGTGCCGCTTGATGAAATCCGTAACAAGGTCGTCGCACAAACCGCCGAAGCTATCGATGGCTCGCGTGACGTGTGTCGCCACATGGAATGCCAGATGGGCAACCTTGTTGCCGATGCGATGTTGGACCGTGTCAAAGATCAGGGTATTCATGTTGCACTTGCCAACTCTGGTGGCTTGCGCGCCTCTATTGATGCCGGTGACGTGACACAGGGCGAAGTGCTCACAGTGCTGCCGTTCCAGAACACGCTGTCGACTTTCTTCGTCGATGGCGCGATGCTAAAGGCCGCGCTTGAAAACGGGATGGGTCAATTTGACAATCCTGAGGATGATGGACGTTTTCCACAGGTTGCGGGCATGACGTTCACCGTCGAGAGTGGCAATGCCACGGGTGAACGTGTGGTCGAGGTGATGATTGATATGGACGGCACATGGGAGCCGCTCGATATGTCCAAAACCTACGGCGTTGTTTCCAACAACTACGTGCGCAATGGCGGTGACGGCTATAAAATGTTCCGTGAGGCCAGCAACGTCTATGACTTTGGTCCCGATTTGGCCGATGTGACTGCGGAGTTCATCGCGGCAAACGCCCCATACACGCCCTACACAGATGGCCGTATCACGGTAAAATAA
- a CDS encoding TetR/AcrR family transcriptional regulator — MPPPSPSAKTVTRRSIGARQNPEAEAAILSAAVTVLTQKGPKGLTMDAVAREAKAGKATIYRWWPTRGALLVAVYNRIKGDHRHADTGRFESDLATFFDYVFAFWRGDAGRVFALIIAEAQSDADVALALDAYRLERIAAWKEVIARAQKRGEVRANVVPDVLANSIIAVAWYHLITGRLDVGGAQLAAPIAAGWA, encoded by the coding sequence ATGCCACCCCCATCTCCATCAGCCAAAACCGTGACGCGGCGCTCCATCGGGGCGCGCCAAAACCCCGAGGCCGAAGCGGCAATTCTATCGGCGGCGGTCACGGTTCTGACCCAAAAAGGGCCAAAGGGGCTAACGATGGATGCGGTGGCCCGCGAGGCGAAAGCGGGCAAAGCTACGATTTATCGGTGGTGGCCGACCCGTGGCGCGCTGTTGGTTGCCGTTTATAATCGGATCAAGGGTGACCACCGCCATGCCGATACCGGCCGTTTTGAGAGTGATTTGGCGACATTTTTTGACTACGTGTTTGCGTTTTGGCGCGGCGATGCTGGGCGTGTGTTCGCTCTTATCATTGCTGAGGCTCAAAGTGATGCGGATGTCGCACTTGCGCTTGACGCCTATCGTTTAGAACGGATTGCGGCATGGAAAGAGGTCATCGCTCGGGCGCAAAAGCGCGGCGAAGTCCGTGCAAACGTTGTGCCAGATGTGCTGGCCAATAGCATCATTGCGGTGGCGTGGTATCATTTGATCACGGGTCGCCTTGATGTCGGGGGCGCGCAATTGGCCGCTCCGATTGCGGCTGGCTGGGCTTAG
- a CDS encoding DUF952 domain-containing protein: MMIYKIFRADEWAELQAKGETKGAPVDIADGYVHFSTADQARETASKWFACVDGLVLLACDVDAMSADITWEPSRGGALFPHLYRNLRLSDVVWDKPLPLAPKDAPDSHVFPKDMV; the protein is encoded by the coding sequence ATGATGATCTACAAAATATTCCGTGCCGACGAATGGGCCGAGCTACAAGCCAAGGGCGAGACCAAAGGTGCGCCCGTGGATATCGCGGACGGTTACGTCCATTTCTCCACGGCGGACCAAGCACGCGAAACCGCGTCCAAATGGTTCGCATGTGTCGACGGTTTGGTTCTTTTGGCCTGTGACGTCGATGCCATGAGCGCCGATATTACGTGGGAACCGTCGCGCGGTGGCGCGCTCTTTCCCCACCTGTATCGCAATTTGCGCCTAAGCGATGTGGTGTGGGACAAACCCCTGCCCCTTGCCCCAAAAGACGCACCTGACAGCCACGTATTTCCCAAGGATATGGTATGA
- a CDS encoding quinone-dependent dihydroorotate dehydrogenase encodes MSLTEKIGLVVLRKLDPERAHTLALAALRAGFAPLPGPVTSHRLKTTIAGLTLPNPVGLAAGFDKNAEAIPQLSRAGFGFIELGAATPRAQSGNAKPRLFRLTEDRAVINRFGFNNDGMEVIADRLGRCRQSNHKIEIPVGLNLGANKDSDDRAADFARVLAHCGNLIDFATVNVSSPNTEKLRDLQGPEALEALLSGVMDARKGLEKSVPVFLKIAPDLDSSEIDEIAEVARKSGIDAVIATNTTLSRDGLKSAHKGEMGGLSGKPLFEKSTRVLARLSRNLGKDVPLVGVGGIESALDAYTKIRAGASAVQLYSAMVYHGLSLAPRIAKGIDDLLKADGFETVAEAVGTQRGDWL; translated from the coding sequence ATGAGCCTCACCGAGAAAATCGGCCTTGTCGTACTGCGCAAACTCGATCCGGAGCGCGCGCACACTCTGGCGCTCGCCGCATTGCGCGCGGGGTTTGCCCCCTTGCCCGGCCCAGTGACCTCACACCGGCTCAAGACAACGATAGCTGGCCTCACATTACCCAACCCCGTTGGACTAGCCGCCGGATTTGACAAAAATGCAGAAGCGATCCCGCAACTGTCACGCGCTGGGTTTGGCTTTATCGAACTGGGTGCGGCGACCCCGCGCGCGCAATCTGGCAATGCCAAGCCCCGCCTGTTCCGCCTGACCGAGGACCGCGCGGTCATCAACCGGTTCGGGTTCAATAATGACGGGATGGAGGTCATTGCAGACCGTCTTGGGCGCTGTCGTCAATCCAACCACAAAATCGAAATTCCTGTCGGTCTGAACCTCGGGGCCAACAAAGATAGTGACGACCGCGCGGCCGACTTTGCCCGCGTACTGGCGCATTGCGGCAATCTCATCGACTTTGCCACGGTCAATGTGTCCTCCCCCAACACCGAAAAGCTTCGTGATCTACAGGGGCCGGAAGCCTTAGAAGCATTGCTCAGCGGTGTCATGGATGCACGCAAGGGTCTCGAAAAATCTGTGCCTGTGTTCCTCAAAATCGCACCTGATCTCGACAGTTCCGAAATCGACGAAATTGCCGAAGTGGCGCGAAAATCGGGCATAGACGCGGTGATTGCGACCAACACCACGCTCTCACGCGATGGTTTGAAAAGTGCCCATAAGGGAGAAATGGGCGGGCTTTCAGGCAAGCCTCTGTTTGAGAAATCTACGCGCGTTCTGGCGCGTCTATCGCGCAATTTAGGCAAAGACGTACCGCTGGTCGGCGTGGGTGGCATTGAATCCGCTTTAGACGCCTACACCAAAATTCGTGCAGGGGCGTCTGCCGTTCAGCTTTATTCCGCGATGGTCTATCATGGGCTTTCACTTGCCCCGCGCATCGCGAAAGGCATCGATGATCTACTCAAAGCGGACGGGTTTGAAACAGTTGCTGAGGCGGTTGGCACACAGCGCGGTGATTGGCTTTAA